The following DNA comes from Solanum stenotomum isolate F172 chromosome 11, ASM1918654v1, whole genome shotgun sequence.
TAACGAGAAATGAAGGGGGGAAACatcattgaaaaaaaatggtaaTCAATAGCTCTTGTTTTTGGttaaatacattttaatttttaattaattgatatgaACACTTATTGTCTAAAAGACTAAAAGTAAACTTGACAAATTTAACGGTTTATTAAGTGTTAAAAACATACGTCTAATTAAAATATGTTTACCTAAATACTACAAGAACCAAACAAGAATTTAGTAGTATTTAAGGGACCAAAAGtgcaattattattaaaaaaataacaaataattatgaCATGTGGTTAATTTCAAGTCTccttttaaattaatttctcAAATATTTGGTTACCTATTCAAGAAGAAAACTCTAAGCTAACCAAAACCAAGAAATCTATAGACAAAAGAAAGGCATGAAAATAAGTTAAGAAATATCTAAATTGAAAGAAAACAGCTTTAAGCATCTCAAAAAAAGTTTCTTAACaaaattcttatatatataataacacaaTTGGTTCAATCTTTTATGTACtaacaactcaaaaaaaaaaaaaaaaacaagagcaAAGTTTATAACAAGAAATtacaaatttcatatattagcaaaaaaaaaatggattcaaaGGGAGCTGCACCAAATCAAACTTATGAAGATTTTGTGCCAACTACAGAGTTGGTGCAAGAACAAGACTCTGATACTCTTCTTATTGATCTCACAGGTGATCTtctttttactgtttttttcGATCGAGGGAATGAGTTGTCGTCTCCTTATATTGTTTTTCGAGTgatttttgttagtttttgaGGTTGAGTCAGACCCGAAAAGTTCATTTCCTTATTGTCTCATGTTGTCATAAGCTATGTTGCACAAACTCTCCAAAAACTCAAAAGTATTGCAATGATTTCCAAAAAGATATGTTGCTTGCACTCTCAAAAATTGTTTTTGCATGTGGGATCCTAAGAAAATCCAGTACTTTTTGAGGATCCGACACACACCTGACggcattttgattttttgaaaagtACAAGCAACACAAACTTTATGTCCTTAGCACAGTGTCATTATTTTCATGGGAACCTCACAAAATATCAGAGATGTAAATGTCACATCTGTGTTGGATCCTCCGGACagatttttgaagagtccgagcaacataacaTTTCAATCTACCTTATATTATGAccttttttcacatttattgTCATGTTTGATAATTTGTTATACAAAAACACATTATTATGCAGGTTTCAAAAAGGAACAAGTGAGGGTTCAACTGATCAGAACAGGAGTTCTGAAGATCAGTGGACAAAGGCCTGTTGCTGAGAGCAAATGGCTTAGATTTCAAAAGGATTTCCCTGTATCACAAAACTGCGACAAGACGAAAATCAGTGCAAAGTTTGAAAATGGCATTCTTCATGTCAAACAACCAAAACTGATAACTTCATCAGAGAACAAAGGTCAAGAACTGCCAACATCTGATGCTCAACGGCAACAAAAGCCAGCAGACGAGCCACAACCAACGCCTCAGAAGAAAGACGAAAAAACACCAACACCAACAGAAGAATTGCCTAAACATCAGGCTACTAATGCTGACAAGCCTGAAATGGAAGAACCAAACACAAAAGAAGCTAAAGATCTCACGGAAAAAACACCTGCTGAGAATACTGGTGCAACTAGCACTGTAGAAGATGGAAATAAACCGAGTTATGCGTGTAGACTTGATAAAGATGCATTTATTGGAACTGCAGCTGTTCTAGCTGAGAAGCTGAAGATGCCAAGGAAATTGATGAACATGACTCTGATTGCTCTTTTGGTTCTTGGAATTGGCCTATATATCAGCAATAAGATGAAATCAAACAATTAAATAGCTGAAGAATGACGTTTTTTGTCTAATAAACAAAACTAAGTTGGAATATTTGCATTTCTCCCAGCTCATGTGAGTGTGTGAAGAAAACTCACTGACTACTACTCTCCTTTTTCTCATTGCATTGCTGAATTGTATACATGAAACATTCGTTTCAAAAATTTGTATCGAATAAAAATATGACATGACTTATACTAAGGTTTTCTGATATATGTCTGATGTgtgtttattattaatataagaaGAGTAAATAGTCAAAAAGACACCTGAACTATCGATTTTCACACCCCCAACTATCAGTTGTTCCCTTTTCCTATCTGAACTATCACCATCGTTCAGGTAAGAAAAGGACCAACTTATAGTTGGGTGTGAAACTCGCGAAGAAATGATAGATCAGCTGTGTTTTTTACCATTATCTCTTGCAAGAAAGCAAAAAAACTGAATTCATGTCCTAGGAATAGAGTCAACCCAAGATCAAGTACAAAGACtatattaaagggaaaataagataaataagcAGAAATACATCTGTAATTGACGACTAACCATCACGCCAAGATAGAGGCTAAACAGNAAAAACTGAATTCATGTCATAGGAATAGAGTCAACCCAAGATCAAGTACAGAGACtatattaaagggaaaataagataaataagcAGAAATACATCTGTAATTGACGACTAACCATCACGCCAAGATAGAGGCTAAACAGGAAATTCCTATGGCATAACATTccataaaatatgaaattgtgAGAAGTTACTAATGAACCACATTTCAATCGAACTACTATGGTTTTCGATGGATTAAGAGAAAGATagataacataataattttaaaggTATGAATCTTGCTAGATATTAACTAGTGAGGCTAGAAGATATAAAAGCTCATTGACATTATTATATGACTATTTTCGTCTGTCAACATTTTGTACTTAATAATAACACATCATTTTGGATGTTGGACATTCTAGATTGAATCAAATGTGTAATACCTATTGAGGATGTGAAGGAGGGGGCTTCCTGATATGTGTTGCTTGTTCAAAACCATATGCAATTTCAATGAGTGTTGGCTCAGAACCCTTTAGTCCTCCAAATGAAATTCCGAACGGAGTTCCAGTTTTATCATAACCAGCTGGTACATTGATCCCTGGATAACCTCCTATCGCGAGATGGTTAGCAATGTTAGCACCAGGTGACATCAACGCGTCtatcttattttctttcatcATCTTCTCGAACCCGTATTTGCATGCTTTTGTTATGTTTCTCAATGCCTCCCTTTCCAATTTCCCTATTCCATTTGTCTTCTCAGCTTCCAACATTATATCTTGACCATATTCTTTGAGTTTTTCCTACAATGATATACAAAAAGAACCAAACGCTTAAACTAAAAATAGTCGGCAGATTTATAGTATATAGTATAATATGTTAATAACAGTGTATCATCTATGTATAACGGAAAATAACAGTCTAACTATTTGTGTAACGATCCCTAATATGATCAAATGGTTACAGTGATTCGTATAACTGATCTCAACTTTGTCTAGTATCAAGGTGCAGTTAATTGATCGGTTAATACTTACCGGAGGTGAAATCTTGTTGAAGGCTATAACATCTGCCAAGGATCGAACTTGAGTGTGGACTAAATGTTTAAGATATGCATTTAGGTCCATCTTGAATTCAGCAGAAAGTGCTATGTTTTGAGAAACATCAATAGCATTGTAGACCAAGTCGGTGGAAGGTATTACCAGGTTGTCAACTAAGACTGCTCCTTTTTGCCTTCAAATTGTTTTATCCCAGAACAGAAGTTTGTCTCTATTAGGAAATCAAGTAAAACTAAACTATAGAAAGGCATAATACATCAGTAGACACGTTAACTTGGCCTCAACTAGTAACTAGATACTTCTATCTTAGAGGATGCACATCTAGACACATCAACTCATCGATCCATTGTGTCAATTGAACACTCCCAACTTACAATGTgatcatctagacacctcatATATTTATGTGCCATGTCAGCATCGGGTGTCCACGAGACACACTAGGGacgagttgaggtgtctagatgcgCACTCCAAAAATTTGAGTGTTTAATTGTCAGTTGAGACCAATTTTGAGTGACTATCTGTGTATTATGACATACAGAAATGCAGTTGAAAAACGAAAAGATTACCTTAAGGTGTTAAAATGTTGTTGGTAAGTTTTGATATCATTAGAATCAAAAAAGTCCTTTGAAATTCCTAGTCTTTTATCTCTGAGCCCATCAGCCTTAAGAAATTGTCGGTATCCACCATGTGGGATGTAAGTGGAAGCCTTCTTAGTTGCTGGGAAATCATCTCGATCAAAGCCAACGATGACATCAAGAACCTCAACAGCATCAGTTACTGTCCTGCAGATTGGCCTGTTCTATgccaaataaatttttaaaagattgtgTGAACATTTTCTATGTTCATGTTTGTTACCATGTTCTTTGCAAATTTGCATCTCtaatgtactccctccgttctaGTTCATGAGACCTGTGTTTTATTAGTCCGTTCCAAGAAGAATGACACAATTCTTTATCCGgaattttactttaaatttctcattttacccttaataagAAGTTTCTATAGCCACAAAAATGTTATAACATGTTTTAAGACTGCAAGTTTCAAAAGCCAACAAAAAAGTCGAATCTTCGAATGAATGTTACATATTCTGTCAAGAGTGAAAAAACTTATAATATTGTAGCCGTTCATGGTTAATTTGGCCGACTGATCTACCAATATGTTACTTTCAATGACTCTCGTTTGTTACACTTCTTCCTTGCTGCTTGGCATATAGTAGGTATCTGGTTTACAGATTTTAGGTATTAGCACTATGTTTTTCAGTCTAAATAGTTCCAATTTCAGCCAATCTATAGTTGATAGTACGTGTCGAGTCAAACTATGTCACGTAAATTAGGACGAGAGTACTACTAGggagaaaaacattaaaagatTTAGTTTTTACGTACCCTACAGTGTCTTGTCTATGTGAAATTGGGATTACACCTGCCCTGCTAGTGAGGCCAACAGTTGGTTTGATTCCAACAACAGAATTAGCACTTGACGGAGATAGAATGGAGCCTGCAGTTTCTGTCCCCAATGATACTGCTACCATGTTTGCTGCTACTGATGTTGCAGAACCCGTGCTTGATCCTGATGGATCAGCACTTGCTACATAAGGATCCTGTAAGAATATGAGTAAAAACCACCAAATTATTAATGGGGTTTGGGGAGGATAGAGTGCACGTAGACCTTATCCCTACCTCATaaagatagagaggttgtttctgatagaccttCGGCTCAAATAAAAACATCTCAAAACAGTTTGAAAAGAGAAAACATAATTGAAAACAGTAACAACAACGAAATATAGTGCTATGGAAAGCAGTACATAGCATACatagaaaaaacaataataacaaggAACTAGTCCGATAACATATTCATTTTTGttatgtttaagaccacaagattaaagtaCATTTTGgtatgtttaagaccacaagattaaaatacattttggtacattctacatatcttctgtactttcttaaactccatgtgAAGTgaaaaccagacaaacaaattgaaacagaggtagtaataaatatggtaatttatcgACAATCACATGTTAAAAAATCACTAGTGGTAGAATAATCTTTATACCATCAgcgtatataacttaaattcttattattttacCGATGACTCACCAGAGCTTGTCCAAGTCTACCATTCCAACCATTAGGCATTAGCAAGTTTGTAGTTCTAAAAGCAGCCCATTCAGTCATAGTTGCCTTGCCAAGTATGATAGCACCAACATTCCTCAACTTCTTGACAACACCAGCATCTTGTGGCACAATCGATCCGACAAGTGCTAATGATCCTGCTGTTGTGTTAAGCTTATCTTTTGTTGCAATGTTGTCCTTCACAAGAACTGGGATACCATGTAGCCTAGATAGTGATTTAGGCGCGTTCGCTTTTCGTTCTTGATCAGCTTTATCTGCAAGAAAGAGTGCATCTGGATTCACTTCTATGATCCCTTTTAGAATTGGATTGGATCTCTGGATTTCACTTAGATAGAACTCAACAAGTTGTCTTGATGTAAGTTTGTTTTGCTTGAAAGCCTTATGAATGTCATCAATAGTTGTTTCTTTAAATGAGAATGTTTTTGCCTCAGTTTTGTTACTGAAGTTTGATAATATCAGAGAAATGAAGAGAATAGCAAGAACagacatttttttgtttgttaaagtGATTGAAGATATTTGCTTAGTGTGTATAGCTGATTTTATATTAGGGACATAAAAATGGATAATGGATGAGAGTCTTGGAGCAACGGTAATGTTGTCTCCGTGTGATAGGGCGGAGTCAGGTTCAGCTAAAGGGTCCGTCTAAACCGTTTTCAACGGAAATCTACGCTAtggttaaaattaattttgatgtaTATATAGTACATATTGAACTCCCTTTTTACTTCTTCGTGTGTTTACATCTTCATATTTTGACTCcgtttaatgaaaattttggatcTGCCACTATGTGTGACCTATAAATTATGTGtttgagctacatggaattagTCAGTAGGACAGTTATGATTGTGAGGGTAGATTGTTTACATTACACTCCTCACACGCATTACTCCTTTCGGTCCCAAATATTAGTCGTTTGGACAAACTAAAAATTTATTCCAAATCtttaatgtttttaaatataagaagtcacttactttctttttttcttcttccaagTTTACCCTTAGCACTTCAACTAGTGGAGTGTTAATTAAATGAGatatttaaagggaaaaaaagttaatttaggtaaatattattataagtaaaGTTATTAAATACTTCCTCtgttcctttttatatgtcacttgcattaagaaactaagtaaatttataattttatctttatttaattttttttgaagtcaacttttcaataaataataaataaatccatctcttattttaaatttgtttgttaAGATTTCTTTTTCGAAATCAGATTTTATAGAGTAATGCAATggtgaaaataattaatcaatgtaTAAAGTAATTACAGtgaacattaattaattattagtttaccTAGGTTGGTTAAATGTCTATCTTCAAGATTAATGAACTATCAAGGTATAATAGgaagaatattgtaatttatacattgattttatgaaattggCAAATATTATagaccaactatttatagtaataataacatataaaaaaacgGAGAGATTATCTTTTTTAAAGGAGctacaaaaatcataaaaagatagaaaataatCGACAACCACAACTTTCCCAAATGCCTTTTGAGGGTCCACAAATCACTATATATCAAACTTTATTTATAATCATCTTTTAGGACAAGAATGTGTTGCACGTgacaataattcaaaaatatatactattatatataaaataattttaaaacatatattatatttcTTGGTACACATAATAATCATTAAATAAGACGGCGAAAAAAGAAAACGTTAGCTTATatcttaaaataagtcatttaaGATAATGTGtgtgttttcctttttttaaaccatttttaacgccctccacttcatttcatttttactCGTTCACTAtataaaatctatatatattttacataaatatgtaaacttgatttcaaaaaacttaaaaaattcaCGCCCCAAATTCATAATCGAGTAATTGTTTGATTCTCGAAATTCAAACTATGTCAGGTAAATAGGAAAAAAGATACTCGCTctgtccatttttaattgtcatgctGGCGCAAAGAGGGTGGCTTTCACTGTTTTTTCGGTATTATACATGTACGATCGATTCATTGCTTATCTGAAACATACCCATTAGCAAAAATGGTGTTTTTTCCTTCAATCTTTTTGCACTACATTACATAAGGTTAAAGTTCACGTATATCCAACTCTACCGAAACCACACTTATGGGATtacattgttgttgttgtttttgtacATTGTATGGATAGGATATGAAATGAGCTTAAATGAAGTAGAGGTTCATATAACTGACCTCAACTTGTTTTGGACGGGAGACACATTTGTTGTtgtatagtagatgttgaatatCTTTGGCTTCTTcatttatgtatttctttacATTTTGATAACCTTCAGTGAAAGTCATTGCTCCGTCATTGCGGCTATATCATAGATAATTGTGTAGCTATTCATAGCCAACCTTATATGGTGGCATGAAATAGGGTAAATCACTTGATTTGATAGATTAAatggaaaagggtaaaaaacaAATACCCCTAAAGTATGTGAAATGGATCAtttataccctccattacattttgggataaaaagtACCCTCNccccccccccccccccccgttattccaggagaccacaaataccctcaagagttagcGGAAATCCcgaaatattgccactaaaggttatgagtgatttttagtggcgactaagaTTGCAACAATCATTCGCTAGTAAAAACctcttttttcaacaaaaaaatatgatgattAATTTTTGGTTgcaacctaattttctaaaataaataacttgcactatcaatattaaaaacatacaatattattacgaaaatcattaaaattacttctcgattcaaagcatcattgtacattttatacatttacatatgacataaaaataaaacatatagtgtctttCAAACTCCTCCTTAATCGATAtcatttttggttttttaaaaacaatgaagaaaaaaaaacacaaaatcagaatttaatattaaaaaacctTTAGTGACGATATTCTGGACTTTTGTGGTAACTGTTGTCACCGCTAAAgttctagttcttttgtagtgaatcctagctGACAATGCTTAGGTAGAAGGATTAGTCTCACGTGGCCTGCCACATCactaaaaatttggggtgttaactcttgaggtatttgtggtctcctagGATAATGGCAGGGGTaattttgatcccaaaatgtaaccaagggtataagtggtctatttcgcatagttcagggaCAATTTTAACGCTTTTTCATAGGTTAAATTACAATTATACTGTGAAAATTTAGGCTGTCAATGTATATATGAGTTAATCCAACAAGTAATCATTTGCTGTTCAGTTTAAAGTGAGAATTGTTGCTAGACTGCATCTATGGTATCATTGTGTTTTGTTTAAATTGGTGAGAAATTGGTTAAAGAAAATGAGGAGAAATATGAGTTCTTTTTGTTCTTAGGAGTTTAGTTCTTGTTAGGTGATGATTTGTTGCTCAAATTTGTCCAAGAATTGAAATATTGGTTGAGCTTTATTATGCCTTCGTTATTTGTGTTAATGTAATTTCTTGTGTCATGTGATGCTACGTTGTTACTTTTTTGGAATGGTGAGGCATTGGATAAAGAATGAAAATAGTGGATAGCTGTCCGGACTCTTTACTTTTAGTGCCACACCCGTGTCAACACGAATGGATGTGGGTGTGGGAGTCATGTCCGATTTGGTCAACcaattttgggtactttgaccaaaatcgatGGGGAAAGTGTGGATCGTTTTAatgatttctataatcaatgCAAAAgctaagatgaaattgaagaaaatgaaatacgttttatatagaaatttatatGNtgacccgccctttggaccaatcacaacctTCTAAACTTGGTAGATAATGGgtccgcccctctacccttctccacttatataccgggcttcgctttgcatggtgtgggacttgaacctgcgacctaagccacaaatcctccaccttttgccacttgagctaggccttgggggcaaAAGTTGAAAACTATtcttttggtaataatgagtcTTGTACTCAATAGGTGATCATTTCTAGCTCAATTGTTCCAGAATTGgtgtttttattgattttatgcATTTATCATTTGCATAAACAGTTCTCGTTTCGACTACCATTAACAAATTTATGTTTCTGTGTTGAACATATAACTAGAAATTAGAGCAGATTATACGTATCTcatcattatattattataaatgggaagatcttaacttcaaagttgaattatgattatacgtatcatcatcatatattattataaatgggAAGATCTtcactaaatttaaatattattaaaaaactaattaataatatattaaataataattttacggTATTAATCCATTATATTTCTAGATAGAATTAATTCActgaatatttaatttgttttcattCTAAAATGGGGCTAGGTAGATGAAGTGTTATGTAACAACAAAATGTTGTAAATTATATcctttaaaaactgaaatatcctttaaaattaaagaacaaaatgTCCTTTGAATTACCATACATCTTACTATGGCACACATATTTAGATTTTAGTCAAAAACTTTACATATCCCAACTTTAATCATTCTAATTCTCATAAATGTTATGTATGTCATCTTTTAAATGACTTTTATAATATCtgacttataattatacataccaaaaaaattatttcaaaatcacTTTATATTAATGCATACACTTAGTTTTTCCGATATATAATTGTTGATGGATGATTATTGGTGGATATAATTACATTGCTCATCACAGTCACTTTATGTTAATGCATACACTTGGTTATTCTAATGTATAATTGTTGATGGATGTAATTCCTCATGATCACATatgcaataaaaaaaagaaggtaaatcTATTTATGCTTTTGTTAGTTACTGAGGAAGTTCCTCCATTCTTTTAAAGTGGAACTgtttctctctttaatttttgttatttaaaagttttagaattcattagctattttattgtttttagtttactctatttcatattattttcgAATATTTGTGGGATGAACATAATGTACATTTTAAGTTGTATAATTTATTGTAATGCTATAATAATGTAATggatattgataaatttttatatattctcttCAAACATTATGTGAGATCTTCACAACTAATAACTCATGTGAAATTTACAATTTCTTAAAACTATTTGATATGATTGTCAGATTGTCCATTTGATGTTAAGCTTTAATTTGGTGTTACACTCCTTCTCTTTTGattacttaattttataaataactaTTTACACATATTGTAACCAtatttaaatcatttacaaatatttatactaaGTAGCTTGCAATACACACATATTTTCTATtctgaaattcatttttttttaaaatatagaaatCTTGTAGTAATTACAAGGGacaaacgtgcaacgcacgttccCGAAAACTAGTAAAGATATAAGTACGAGTAATCCTATTTAGGAAGTGCAAGGATTTGTCTAAGTTGAGAAACTGCATGAAAACACAGCCTCTGAAAACGAACTTTTGAAGGTATTGCTTTATCTGCCTCATTGAAATGTTAGAGGACGTTGCTAATTGAACTTGCATTTGCATTCGGAGAATGTTGCTTACACATACAACAACCAATTAATGTTGCCTCTTCATATTGGTGTAAGGGGATCTTTTCTTGATAAGTTTCAATGGGATGTGAATGGCTTGGTGATGTTGTGTTATGAGCAGGCAGTTGATACAGCTGTTAGAGTTCTAAAGGAAGGAGGAATGGACGCGATTAAGTTGGAAGGCGGGGCGCCATCAAGAATTACAGCAGCTAAAGTTATTGTTGAAGCAGGGATTGCTGTAATAGGGCATGTTGGATTAACACCTCAGGCCATCAGTGTTCTTGGTGGATTAGGCCTCAAGGCAGAAACGTTACTAGAGCAGTCAAGGTATACCTATTAAAAGCTGATAGGGTACACATGACGTATACTATTAAGGCTATATACTTGTTTTCATGAGTTTTGCAGGTTGTGGAAACTGCCATGGCCTTGCAGGAAGCAGGGTGCTTTTCTGTTGTTTTGGAATGTGTGCTTGCAGCAACAACATCTGCTCTTAGGATCCCCACTATCGGAGTTGGCGCTGGACCTTTCTGTAGTGCTCAGGTTGGTTGAAATTCCCACTAATTTTTATATACTCTATAGTGATCCGAAAATGGATCCATTTCACGTATATGGGCTGAAATTGCCACCCCTACCTGTCATGACCCATGATATTAGCATGCTTTGTCAATGTCTTCACTCTCCAGCAGTAGTACAATCATTTGTAAAGATTGACAATTTTAGGTTATTTGATTGCATGTCCTACTAACGCAGGCGCTAGTTTATCATGATCTTCTTGGGATGATGCAACACCCGCACCATGCCAAGGTTAGTACAACTAAATTTACTCTGAATCCGGAGTCAATTCTATCTGTATGAACTATATTCCATGTATGCAGGTTACTCCTAAGTTCTGTAAGCAGTTTGGACAAGTTGGAGATGTTATCAACAAAGCTCTTCTGGAATACAAGGGAGAAGTAACTAATGGTTCATTTCCTGGCTCTGCTCACAGCCCATATAAGATTGGTGCAGCCGATGTGGATGGTTTCTTAAACGAGTTACAGAAGTTGGGTTTCAAAGATGCAGCTTCAGCAGCAGCTGTTGCAGCTGAAAAGATTCAGACAAGCTAATTTACCCCCCCTTCATCGAGAGGACCAGCAATTTTTTAGTATAAGCCAACAAGTGCTATTATACTGAGTTGTACCTTGCTGTCTCTCGTAGATGGGGAGAGGATAGTTAAGGCGTTTCTGTGCCAAGAGAAGAGGCTTTCATTTAGTCGATTAAAATTCTACGTCCAGAACTGGAAACAAGATTAGAGTTCCTTTTAGAGTAGGCCAAAAGAAGATGGTGATGATAGCAACACCATTTCCCCTTACTTATTTGTAGTAAAGCTATTTTGTTATCACTTCTAAGGAAGTTGATTGAATGTCTCGTGGAAATGATCTCATATGCTAATTTACAATTGGAATAAAATAAGATGTTGTTTCTATATAGATCTCCTAAcggaaaataaaatttgtaatggACTACAAAACCAAATCTTCCGCAAAGGCAGTTGgctaaatatgataaatttcTTTACTAATCGCGACAAAATTCACAGAAATCATCAGGAAGTCTCTTACATAAACAAAAATCTATTCTTTTTTCTAGcatttccaatcttttctcaaatgcCAATACTCCAACATGCATAGTCCTAACATCAACTTGTGCAACCTTAGCACAAGATCGAAGTAATATGTAATAATCAGCATGTACAGCGTAAAGATAAGCCCCGTCTTTCTTTCTAGCATACCTGATGTAGCcgtctttcttcttcacatttTT
Coding sequences within:
- the LOC125843823 gene encoding inactive protein RESTRICTED TEV MOVEMENT 2-like; translated protein: MDSKGAAPNQTYEDFVPTTELVQEQDSDTLLIDLTGFKKEQVRVQLIRTGVLKISGQRPVAESKWLRFQKDFPVSQNCDKTKISAKFENGILHVKQPKLITSSENKGQELPTSDAQRQQKPADEPQPTPQKKDEKTPTPTEELPKHQATNADKPEMEEPNTKEAKDLTEKTPAENTGATSTVEDGNKPSYACRLDKDAFIGTAAVLAEKLKMPRKLMNMTLIALLVLGIGLYISNKMKSNN
- the LOC125843816 gene encoding probable amidase At4g34880, with the translated sequence MSVLAILFISLILSNFSNKTEAKTFSFKETTIDDIHKAFKQNKLTSRQLVEFYLSEIQRSNPILKGIIEVNPDALFLADKADQERKANAPKSLSRLHGIPVLVKDNIATKDKLNTTAGSLALVGSIVPQDAGVVKKLRNVGAIILGKATMTEWAAFRTTNLLMPNGWNGRLGQALDPYVASADPSGSSTGSATSVAANMVAVSLGTETAGSILSPSSANSVVGIKPTVGLTSRAGVIPISHRQDTVGPICRTVTDAVEVLDVIVGFDRDDFPATKKASTYIPHGGYRQFLKADGLRDKRLGISKDFFDSNDIKTYQQHFNTLRQKGAVLVDNLVIPSTDLVYNAIDVSQNIALSAEFKMDLNAYLKHLVHTQVRSLADVIAFNKISPPEKLKEYGQDIMLEAEKTNGIGKLEREALRNITKACKYGFEKMMKENKIDALMSPGANIANHLAIGGYPGINVPAGYDKTGTPFGISFGGLKGSEPTLIEIAYGFEQATHIRKPPPSHPQ